A genomic segment from Cumulibacter soli encodes:
- the ahpC gene encoding alkyl hydroperoxide reductase subunit C, with protein sequence MSLVNTKILPFSTMAYKATEKDFVAVTEQDVLGKWAIVFFYPADFTFVCPTELADLADYYDELQKLGVEVYSVSTDTHFVHKAWHDASPEISKINYYMLGDQSGVITNNFQNMREGEGLADRSTFLIDPDGVIQFVETTCEGVGRNAAELMRKVKAAQYVRNHPGEVCPAKWEEEEASATLKPGIDLVGKI encoded by the coding sequence ATGTCGCTTGTCAACACCAAGATCCTTCCCTTCTCCACGATGGCTTACAAGGCCACAGAGAAGGACTTCGTCGCGGTCACCGAGCAGGATGTCCTCGGCAAGTGGGCGATCGTCTTCTTCTACCCGGCCGATTTCACCTTCGTGTGCCCGACTGAGCTCGCCGACCTCGCGGACTACTACGACGAGCTGCAAAAGCTCGGCGTTGAGGTTTACTCGGTGTCCACCGACACCCACTTCGTGCACAAGGCGTGGCACGATGCATCGCCGGAGATCAGCAAGATCAACTACTACATGCTCGGCGACCAGAGCGGCGTCATCACCAACAACTTCCAGAACATGCGCGAAGGCGAAGGACTGGCCGACCGTTCGACCTTCCTGATCGACCCGGACGGCGTCATCCAGTTCGTCGAGACCACCTGCGAAGGTGTCGGGCGCAACGCCGCTGAGCTCATGCGCAAGGTCAAGGCCGCGCAGTACGTCCGCAACCACCCGGGTGAGGTCTGCCCGGCGAAGTGGGAAGAAGAAGAGGCCAGCGCAACGCTGAAGCCCGGAATTGACCTGGTTGGCAAGATCTAA
- a CDS encoding amidohydrolase family protein — MNPPKTDSEIPAYLERLGVPGLADIHVHFMPDNVLQKVWAYFDAAGSPEKYGREWPITYRFDEERRLELCREFGMRAIPALTYAHKAGMAEFLNIWCAEFARRVPDSIHCGTLYPEPDVERYVRQALNRGAWLFKVHIQVGGFSPEDPQLSPAWEQLEAAGAPVVIHAGDAPVPGEHTGSEQVRRVLKRFPKMTFVVAHLGMSEYDAFADLAGEFENVHLDTTMAGTDFVEATTPMPDHYVWRLAELGDKVVLGSDFPNIPYPYAHQLEALDRLGLGDEWLRKVLWENGKRLLRLADVTDATN; from the coding sequence GTGAATCCTCCGAAGACTGACTCCGAGATCCCCGCGTACCTGGAACGACTCGGTGTCCCCGGCTTGGCCGATATCCACGTGCATTTCATGCCGGACAACGTGTTGCAGAAGGTCTGGGCGTACTTTGACGCGGCCGGTTCGCCAGAGAAGTATGGCCGCGAGTGGCCGATCACGTACCGGTTCGATGAGGAACGACGGCTGGAGTTGTGCCGCGAGTTCGGTATGAGGGCCATACCAGCGCTGACCTACGCACATAAGGCCGGAATGGCTGAGTTCCTGAACATCTGGTGTGCTGAGTTCGCGCGGCGCGTTCCCGACTCGATCCATTGCGGCACGTTGTACCCCGAGCCGGACGTTGAGCGGTACGTGCGTCAGGCGCTCAATCGCGGGGCGTGGCTGTTCAAGGTCCACATTCAGGTCGGTGGTTTCTCGCCAGAGGATCCGCAGCTGAGCCCGGCATGGGAGCAGTTGGAGGCCGCCGGTGCTCCAGTAGTGATTCATGCCGGCGACGCGCCGGTGCCTGGCGAGCACACCGGTAGCGAGCAGGTACGGCGCGTGCTGAAACGATTCCCGAAAATGACGTTCGTCGTCGCGCACCTAGGTATGTCTGAGTACGACGCATTCGCCGATCTCGCTGGTGAGTTCGAGAACGTGCACCTGGACACCACGATGGCGGGAACGGATTTCGTCGAGGCGACGACGCCGATGCCGGACCACTACGTGTGGCGTCTAGCCGAGCTGGGGGACAAGGTCGTGCTTGGCTCGGATTTCCCGAATATCCCGTATCCCTATGCGCACCAGCTGGAGGCGTTGGATCGGTTGGGGCTGGGCGATGAGTGGCTGCGAAAGGTCCTCTGGGAGAACGGGAAACGGTTACTTAGGCTAGCCGATGTGACAGATGCTACAAATTGA
- the smpB gene encoding SsrA-binding protein SmpB yields the protein MPKESGQQVIARNKRARHDYNILDTYEAGIVLHGTEVKSLRAGRASLIDAFGMVEDGEIFLHALHIPEYAQGSWTNHMPRRTRKLLLHAKEIDKIAVKVKDGGVAIVPLELYFKDGRVKVEIALGKGKKEWDKRQDIAKRDADREIRREMGRRIKGM from the coding sequence ATGCCCAAGGAAAGCGGCCAGCAGGTCATCGCGCGCAACAAGCGCGCCCGCCACGACTACAACATTCTCGATACGTATGAGGCGGGCATCGTCCTACACGGCACCGAGGTGAAGTCGTTGCGTGCGGGTCGTGCCAGCCTGATCGACGCGTTCGGCATGGTCGAGGACGGCGAGATCTTCCTGCACGCCCTGCACATCCCCGAGTACGCCCAGGGATCATGGACCAACCACATGCCTCGGCGTACGCGCAAGTTGCTGCTGCACGCCAAGGAGATCGACAAGATCGCGGTCAAGGTCAAGGACGGCGGCGTGGCGATCGTGCCGTTGGAGCTGTACTTCAAAGACGGTCGCGTCAAGGTCGAGATCGCGCTGGGCAAGGGTAAGAAGGAATGGGACAAGCGCCAGGACATCGCCAAACGTGACGCTGATCGCGAGATCCGCCGGGAGATGGGACGCCGGATCAAGGGCATGTAG